The Pseudomonadota bacterium genome has a segment encoding these proteins:
- a CDS encoding M3 family metallopeptidase — translation MIQNNPLCDFRGLPRFSEFQVENIKPAIDYLLNQAEKVIEEVSMRQESTWENAVDPVMMNMDRLRRAWGQVGHLNSVVSSAPLRSVFNELLPKVTEFYSRLSQNKKIYQCFKDVYAAGQNQFLSQERKRYLQNELRDYRLSGVDLLEHEQNRYQELSKKLALLSAKFSDNVLDATDDYVLNVEEYKRLEGLPDAILFEAKARATSLDQPGWSFTLKAPCWIPFMESCTDRNLREQMYHAYVTRASEYGKKAFDNSRIIVDILSARHEKAKLLGLDSFAHLSFATKMAAEPQRALDLMAELSDMARDRAVSEFEMLSDYALSRLGMRDLMPWDISFVAQKIKEERYSFKDEDLRQYFPLRKVMLGLFDLLGSLYGISVLVEKKKAWDPNVQLFAVNDQAGNLIGYFYMDLFARDGKRPGAWMDDAIGRWKTERHTQLPVAYLVCNFPSPGPAALDVYLSHGEVETLFHECGHVMHHLLTKVDEVGISGINGVEWDAVELPSQFMENFCWHWSIIKKISIDASGQGHMPESLFKKMVEAKNFMSGIQTLRQVEFAVFDLRIHLGAPPESPEAVMGLLEDIRKDLSVIPVPAYNRFPHSFSHIFAGGYAAGYYSYKWAEVLSADAFSLFQEKSMSFSDIGARFLNEVISQGGLRSSLENFIKFRGREPTIDALLQHTGLSEGGHAPVY, via the coding sequence ATGATTCAAAACAATCCGCTCTGCGATTTTAGAGGCTTACCCAGATTCTCAGAATTTCAGGTGGAGAACATTAAGCCCGCTATCGATTATCTACTGAATCAGGCAGAAAAAGTTATTGAAGAGGTTTCTATGCGGCAGGAGAGCACTTGGGAAAATGCAGTAGATCCTGTCATGATGAACATGGACCGGCTTAGAAGAGCTTGGGGTCAGGTTGGACATCTGAATTCGGTTGTTAGTTCTGCTCCATTGAGGTCTGTGTTTAATGAACTGTTACCTAAAGTTACTGAGTTTTATTCTCGATTGTCTCAAAATAAAAAAATATACCAATGTTTTAAGGATGTTTATGCTGCTGGGCAGAATCAATTCCTGAGCCAGGAGCGGAAAAGGTACCTGCAGAATGAGCTCAGAGATTATCGATTGAGTGGTGTCGATCTGCTTGAGCATGAACAAAATCGATATCAAGAGTTATCGAAAAAACTTGCATTGTTATCAGCGAAATTCAGCGATAATGTTCTGGATGCTACCGATGACTATGTTCTCAATGTTGAAGAATATAAAAGATTAGAAGGGCTGCCAGACGCAATACTTTTTGAGGCTAAGGCGAGAGCCACTTCTTTAGATCAACCGGGGTGGTCATTTACGCTAAAGGCGCCTTGCTGGATCCCGTTCATGGAGAGCTGTACTGACCGCAATCTTCGGGAGCAGATGTACCATGCATACGTGACCAGAGCGTCAGAATATGGTAAGAAAGCGTTTGATAATTCAAGAATAATCGTCGACATTCTGAGTGCCCGTCACGAAAAAGCCAAGCTGCTAGGGCTTGATAGTTTTGCTCACTTATCATTTGCGACCAAAATGGCGGCTGAGCCACAACGCGCATTAGATTTAATGGCGGAATTGTCTGATATGGCCCGTGATCGTGCTGTGTCCGAATTCGAAATGCTCAGTGATTATGCGTTGTCCCGCTTAGGTATGCGTGACTTAATGCCATGGGATATAAGTTTTGTTGCACAAAAAATAAAAGAAGAGCGGTATTCATTTAAAGATGAAGATTTAAGGCAGTACTTCCCTTTGAGAAAGGTCATGTTGGGCTTGTTTGACTTATTAGGTAGCCTATACGGTATTTCTGTGTTGGTTGAGAAAAAAAAAGCATGGGACCCAAACGTTCAATTGTTTGCTGTTAACGATCAAGCTGGAAATTTAATTGGATATTTCTACATGGATCTATTTGCCAGAGATGGCAAGCGACCAGGTGCGTGGATGGACGACGCAATCGGACGATGGAAGACGGAACGCCATACGCAACTGCCAGTAGCCTATCTCGTGTGTAATTTCCCATCACCCGGTCCTGCGGCATTGGATGTTTATTTAAGTCATGGGGAAGTTGAAACTTTATTCCATGAGTGTGGACATGTCATGCACCACCTGCTGACTAAAGTTGATGAAGTAGGCATTTCGGGTATTAATGGAGTGGAGTGGGATGCGGTCGAGTTACCCAGCCAATTTATGGAAAATTTTTGTTGGCACTGGAGCATTATTAAAAAGATCTCGATTGATGCTTCAGGGCAAGGGCATATGCCAGAGAGTCTTTTTAAGAAGATGGTTGAAGCGAAAAATTTTATGAGTGGAATACAAACGCTGCGTCAGGTTGAGTTTGCGGTGTTTGACCTGCGGATTCATCTGGGTGCGCCACCAGAAAGTCCGGAAGCAGTGATGGGCCTGCTTGAGGATATTCGTAAAGATCTTTCAGTGATCCCCGTTCCTGCATACAACCGATTTCCACATAGCTTCTCTCATATATTCGCCGGAGGCTACGCTGCTGGTTATTACAGTTATAAGTGGGCTGAGGTTCTCTCTGCGGATGCGTTTAGTCTGTTTCAGGAGAAATCGATGTCTTTCTCTGATATTGGCGCGAGATTCTTGAACGAAGTGATTTCTCAGGGTGGGCTTAGATCTTCTTTAGAAAACTTTATAAAGTTTCGAGGTAGAGAGCCAACGATTGACGCGCTACTTCAGCACACTGGTTTGTCGGAGGGTGGACACGCCCCCGTATATTAG
- a CDS encoding RDD family protein, with amino-acid sequence MFRSPKTQDNRIQTPSRGRQLGSLGYECITSVALTFTIGFITTAILGSIHLILLRAIIGTAILLGVSAYYMLCWTTSGQSLAQKSWGLKLMSGTGATITVASAAKRMVLSIIFNVSLIGPALLLVAKDAQLPQDKILGTLIVVTDKEKYCLS; translated from the coding sequence ATGTTCAGATCACCAAAAACTCAAGACAATCGAATTCAAACTCCCTCTAGGGGAAGGCAACTGGGATCACTGGGGTATGAGTGCATCACCTCCGTAGCCCTAACATTCACAATCGGATTTATCACAACTGCGATCCTTGGATCAATACACTTAATCCTGCTAAGAGCCATCATAGGGACAGCCATACTTTTGGGCGTCTCGGCATATTACATGCTGTGCTGGACCACATCAGGGCAAAGCCTTGCCCAAAAATCCTGGGGACTCAAACTCATGAGCGGAACAGGGGCAACAATTACTGTAGCAAGCGCTGCCAAAAGAATGGTTTTATCCATTATATTTAATGTATCCCTCATCGGCCCAGCTCTGCTGTTGGTCGCCAAAGACGCTCAATTACCCCAAGACAAAATACTTGGCACCCTAATTGTAGTGACAGACAAAGAAAAGTACTGTCTCAGTTAA
- the glnA gene encoding type I glutamate--ammonia ligase: MASPSDVLKIIADNDVKFVDLRFTDTHGKEQHVSVPTSQFGKGQFVDGHAFDGSSISGWKGIQASDMLLLPDPDSARIDPFTDEPVLNISCDVIEPSDRKGYDRDPRSIAKRAEAYLQSSGIGDTAYFGPEPEFFIFDSITWDISAGGSFVKINSEEAPWSSGLEMEGGNLGHRSKTKGGYFPVAPVDSLQDLRNAICLALEAQGVEVEVHHHEVAAAGQCEIGTKFNTLVKRADWTQILKYTIWNTAHSYGKTATFMPKPVVGDNGSGMHVHQSVWKDGKNLFAGGKYAGLSETALYYIGGIIKHAQALNAITNPSTNSYKRLVPGFEAPVNLAYSARNRSAAIRIPHVANDKGRRIEVRFPDAMANPYLAFTALLMAGLDGIENKIHPGDPVDQDLYTMTREELSKIPTVCGSLEQALKALSDDRAFLTKGSVMSNDMIDAYIELKMGEVNRLNMTPHPVEFDMYYSS; encoded by the coding sequence ATGGCATCACCCTCTGATGTACTGAAGATAATCGCTGACAATGATGTCAAATTCGTTGATCTTCGTTTTACGGATACTCACGGCAAAGAACAACACGTGTCAGTACCCACTAGCCAGTTCGGCAAGGGTCAATTTGTAGATGGACACGCCTTTGATGGCTCATCCATTTCAGGCTGGAAAGGCATTCAAGCTTCCGATATGTTGCTGCTGCCGGATCCGGATTCGGCACGCATTGATCCCTTTACAGATGAGCCTGTTTTAAACATCAGTTGTGATGTTATCGAGCCGTCAGATAGAAAGGGATACGATCGCGACCCCAGGTCAATTGCAAAAAGAGCGGAAGCCTATCTTCAGTCCAGCGGCATTGGTGACACCGCCTATTTCGGACCTGAGCCAGAGTTTTTTATATTTGACAGTATCACCTGGGATATCAGTGCGGGCGGAAGCTTTGTAAAAATTAATTCTGAAGAGGCACCGTGGTCCTCTGGGCTGGAAATGGAAGGTGGAAACCTCGGGCATCGATCTAAAACAAAAGGGGGTTACTTTCCTGTAGCGCCAGTCGATTCATTACAGGACTTGAGGAATGCCATATGTCTCGCGCTTGAAGCCCAAGGCGTGGAAGTCGAAGTGCACCACCACGAAGTCGCCGCTGCTGGTCAATGCGAAATTGGAACCAAATTCAATACGCTTGTGAAACGAGCCGACTGGACCCAAATCCTAAAATACACCATCTGGAACACAGCTCACTCTTATGGAAAGACAGCAACCTTTATGCCGAAACCTGTAGTGGGTGACAACGGCAGTGGAATGCATGTACACCAATCCGTGTGGAAAGACGGAAAAAATTTGTTTGCAGGTGGTAAATATGCGGGGCTTTCAGAAACCGCCCTATATTACATCGGCGGCATCATCAAACACGCTCAGGCCTTGAATGCTATTACAAATCCGAGTACGAACTCTTACAAGCGATTAGTGCCTGGTTTTGAGGCGCCAGTGAATCTAGCCTACTCGGCGCGCAACCGATCCGCCGCCATCCGCATCCCTCATGTCGCCAATGACAAAGGACGCAGGATTGAAGTACGCTTTCCAGATGCTATGGCAAACCCATACTTAGCGTTTACCGCGTTACTGATGGCGGGCCTAGATGGTATCGAAAATAAAATACACCCAGGTGACCCAGTGGATCAAGATCTCTACACCATGACCCGAGAAGAGCTATCCAAAATCCCAACAGTTTGCGGCTCACTTGAGCAAGCGCTCAAAGCGCTGAGTGATGATCGAGCGTTCCTTACCAAGGGTAGCGTAATGTCTAACGACATGATTGATGCCTACATTGAGCTCAAGATGGGAGAGGTCAATCGATTAAATATGACACCACATCCTGTTGAATTCGACATGTATTACAGCTCCTAA
- a CDS encoding rhodanese-like domain-containing protein: MDLNAVIDAIKMRGMSSSLGYFGASTPLETQFILENESSAYVVDVRTRAEWAYVGVVPDSIQIEWQSFPAGEINEAFLTQLQKTVPTDAYVMFLCRSGARSHAAASLAASVGYTKAINILDGFEGDKDSSGHRGTVAGWKFCGLPWLQG, from the coding sequence ATGGACCTTAATGCAGTGATCGATGCTATCAAAATGCGGGGAATGAGCTCGAGTTTGGGCTATTTTGGTGCATCAACACCACTGGAAACTCAATTTATTCTTGAAAATGAATCGTCCGCATACGTTGTGGATGTTCGAACCAGAGCGGAATGGGCGTACGTCGGTGTTGTTCCTGATTCGATTCAGATTGAGTGGCAGTCTTTTCCAGCTGGCGAAATAAATGAAGCCTTTTTAACCCAACTCCAGAAAACTGTTCCGACCGATGCCTATGTTATGTTTCTGTGTCGCAGTGGTGCTAGATCGCATGCCGCAGCATCTTTGGCGGCTAGTGTGGGCTACACAAAGGCCATAAATATTCTTGACGGATTTGAGGGGGATAAAGACTCTTCTGGACACCGTGGAACCGTTGCTGGTTGGAAGTTTTGCGGCCTACCCTGGCTTCAAGGTTAA
- a CDS encoding undecaprenyl-diphosphate phosphatase has product MENTLNIILIGILEGLTEFLPISSTGHLIIASSLLSFNGAEVKAFLVVIQLGAILAVCWHQRLTIGNAARELPHKKWDSFVAKIAAAFMPTACIGLMFHDLIKTYLFSPISVSCALILGGVIIIWVEHKNKTPIEVAVDDITVTQAIKIGFFQALAIFPGVSRSGATIIGGLTIGLSRKTATLFSFLLAIPTMFAATIFDLTQHPELLTASALPALSMGFCVAFITALLTIKILINFVSKHSFAPFGYYRIIFGVIILLTWKSGLITWPSV; this is encoded by the coding sequence ATGGAAAATACACTCAACATTATCTTGATCGGAATACTGGAGGGGTTAACTGAGTTCCTACCCATATCCAGCACGGGACATTTAATCATTGCATCGAGTCTTCTTTCTTTCAACGGCGCTGAAGTAAAAGCCTTTCTTGTAGTCATACAATTAGGCGCCATTCTCGCCGTTTGTTGGCATCAACGATTAACAATCGGCAATGCCGCGAGAGAGTTGCCCCACAAAAAATGGGATAGTTTCGTCGCCAAAATCGCTGCAGCATTTATGCCCACAGCTTGCATTGGACTGATGTTTCACGATCTAATTAAAACCTATTTGTTCTCGCCAATCTCTGTGTCCTGTGCACTAATTTTGGGTGGTGTTATTATCATTTGGGTAGAACATAAAAATAAAACACCTATTGAAGTTGCGGTAGACGATATAACTGTCACCCAGGCAATAAAAATTGGCTTTTTTCAGGCACTGGCGATCTTTCCTGGAGTCTCTCGATCGGGAGCGACGATTATTGGTGGACTGACCATCGGGTTGTCCAGAAAAACCGCTACATTATTTTCTTTCCTGCTGGCGATTCCAACGATGTTCGCAGCTACAATTTTTGATCTAACGCAACACCCAGAACTGTTAACAGCCTCCGCGCTACCAGCACTCTCCATGGGATTTTGCGTAGCCTTCATCACAGCACTACTGACAATCAAAATCCTCATTAACTTCGTGTCAAAACACAGTTTCGCGCCCTTTGGGTACTACAGAATAATTTTTGGCGTAATCATTCTTCTCACCTGGAAGTCGGGGCTCATAACATGGCCATCAGTCTAA
- the ntrC gene encoding nitrogen regulation protein NR(I): MAKVWIVDDDESIRWVFEKTLVREDIDFRLFSSAEEASTALSVEKPSVVVSDIRMGGNSGLDLLNDINKKLPNVPTIIMTAHSDLDSAVAAFQRGAFEYLAKPFDIDAAVELIRRALKRSNEQTSAPENVANPNGLLGQAKSMQDVYRTIGRLSQTDATVLITGESGTGKELIAQALHQHSKRSNKPFVAINTASIPKELLESELFGHERGSFTGAQTTRKGRFEQAAAGTLFLDEIGDMPAELQTRLLRVLSDGHYYRVGGHEPLKANVRVLAATHQNLEQRVAEGLFREDLYHRLNVIRVKVPPLRDRYEDIPLLADFFLERNALKLNVARKVFTGEALAYLQTKSWNGNVRQLENLCHWVSIMAPGTSVDVIDLPKDFTQEIDKTEDIKEGWHQLLGREVDNLLRNGSIGVYEALSQTFEKTLISRSLKFTSGRKIEAANLLGIGRNTITRKISELDLSYDKK, translated from the coding sequence ATGGCTAAGGTTTGGATTGTAGACGACGACGAATCTATTCGATGGGTCTTCGAAAAAACATTAGTTAGAGAAGATATTGATTTTCGCTTATTTTCATCGGCTGAAGAAGCGAGTACCGCGCTAAGTGTAGAAAAACCTTCGGTAGTCGTCAGCGATATTCGGATGGGTGGCAATAGCGGCTTAGATCTTTTGAATGACATTAATAAAAAATTACCGAATGTACCAACCATCATTATGACCGCACACTCAGACCTAGATAGTGCGGTTGCAGCCTTTCAAAGAGGGGCATTCGAATACCTTGCTAAACCGTTTGATATTGATGCGGCAGTGGAACTCATCAGACGAGCTCTCAAGAGGAGCAATGAACAGACGTCCGCTCCGGAAAATGTGGCGAACCCCAATGGCCTACTGGGCCAAGCAAAATCTATGCAAGACGTCTATCGGACAATCGGGCGATTGTCGCAGACAGACGCAACGGTTCTCATTACTGGAGAATCAGGCACTGGGAAAGAGTTAATTGCTCAAGCCCTGCATCAACACAGCAAAAGAAGCAACAAACCTTTTGTCGCCATTAACACGGCATCCATACCGAAAGAGCTACTGGAATCTGAATTGTTTGGACACGAACGCGGCTCATTCACCGGGGCACAAACAACCCGAAAAGGACGTTTTGAACAAGCAGCGGCAGGCACGCTGTTTCTCGATGAAATAGGCGATATGCCTGCAGAACTACAAACCAGGCTACTTAGGGTTCTGTCGGATGGACACTACTACCGCGTCGGAGGTCATGAACCTCTAAAAGCTAATGTCCGAGTTCTCGCAGCGACACACCAAAACTTGGAACAAAGAGTGGCAGAAGGCCTTTTTCGAGAAGATCTTTATCACCGACTTAATGTCATTAGGGTAAAAGTACCTCCGCTAAGAGATAGATATGAAGATATCCCCTTACTTGCAGATTTTTTCTTGGAAAGAAATGCCTTAAAACTGAATGTAGCAAGAAAGGTATTTACCGGAGAGGCATTGGCTTATTTGCAGACTAAATCTTGGAATGGGAATGTACGTCAGCTTGAGAATCTCTGCCACTGGGTAAGCATTATGGCACCAGGCACATCAGTAGATGTAATTGATCTTCCCAAAGACTTCACACAAGAAATTGACAAAACAGAGGATATCAAAGAGGGATGGCATCAATTATTGGGAAGAGAAGTCGATAATCTCTTGCGTAACGGTTCAATCGGAGTCTATGAGGCGCTTTCACAAACCTTTGAAAAAACACTGATCTCAAGATCGCTCAAATTTACTTCTGGCCGCAAGATAGAGGCAGCTAATTTACTGGGTATTGGACGAAACACAATCACCCGTAAAATATCAGAGCTTGATCTTTCATACGACAAAAAATAG
- the ruvX gene encoding Holliday junction resolvase RuvX, whose amino-acid sequence MFLAFDYGQRRVGVAVGDASIGIAHPVKTITYKTSRILMSEIECIVNEWEPAALVVGMPRHEQDKPHPLEKRVNRFCKTLESRFKLVVHVIDESYTSFEADQFLVTNKFGWEKRKKVIDMVAAQLILEDFFYTFLNEAKILA is encoded by the coding sequence ATGTTTTTAGCGTTTGATTATGGCCAACGACGCGTTGGTGTTGCGGTGGGAGATGCTTCTATTGGTATTGCTCATCCGGTTAAGACCATTACTTATAAAACGTCGCGAATATTGATGAGCGAAATCGAATGTATTGTGAATGAATGGGAGCCAGCAGCGCTGGTTGTGGGGATGCCTCGGCATGAACAGGATAAACCTCATCCTTTAGAGAAGAGAGTCAATCGCTTTTGTAAGACACTCGAATCTCGATTCAAGCTTGTGGTGCATGTGATTGACGAAAGTTACACTTCCTTTGAGGCGGATCAGTTCCTTGTCACCAACAAGTTTGGTTGGGAGAAAAGAAAGAAGGTGATTGATATGGTCGCGGCCCAATTGATTCTCGAGGATTTTTTCTATACTTTCTTAAACGAGGCTAAGATTCTTGCTTGA
- the xth gene encoding exodeoxyribonuclease III, translating to MGLVTWNVNSLKVRLPHLQTLLQKHAPSVVCLQETKTEDQKFPKEDIEQLGYSVIYHGQKTYNGVAILSLKKMSDMRIGIPGFHDDQARVIAATSADGVRVINVYVPNGESIESAKFQYKLNWLRAFVDQVRREVELYSSIAILGDFNIAPKENDVYDAEAFRERVLCTTQERDLFQELLSLGFNDGLDGFLDGKERFTWWDYRMNAFKRKLGLRIDHILMSENTRQKCVSVEVLKSFRKLERPSDHAPVIANFN from the coding sequence ATGGGTTTAGTAACGTGGAATGTGAATTCTTTAAAAGTAAGACTGCCTCATCTTCAAACCTTATTGCAAAAACATGCTCCTAGTGTTGTGTGCCTGCAGGAAACGAAGACGGAGGATCAAAAGTTTCCCAAAGAGGATATTGAACAACTTGGTTATTCAGTTATTTATCATGGGCAGAAGACCTATAACGGAGTGGCGATACTCTCCCTTAAAAAAATGTCTGATATGCGTATTGGCATCCCTGGCTTTCACGATGATCAAGCTCGGGTCATAGCGGCAACAAGTGCTGATGGAGTCCGAGTGATTAATGTTTACGTACCTAACGGAGAATCCATCGAATCCGCAAAGTTTCAATATAAACTCAATTGGCTGCGTGCATTCGTTGACCAAGTGCGACGAGAGGTAGAGTTATATTCCTCAATTGCAATTTTAGGAGATTTTAATATTGCGCCTAAAGAGAATGATGTTTATGACGCAGAGGCTTTTCGTGAGAGGGTGTTGTGCACGACGCAGGAGCGAGATTTATTCCAAGAGCTTTTAAGTCTAGGTTTTAACGATGGCCTCGATGGGTTTTTGGACGGGAAAGAGAGATTCACGTGGTGGGATTATCGAATGAATGCGTTTAAGCGGAAGCTTGGCTTGAGGATTGATCACATATTAATGTCGGAAAATACGCGGCAGAAATGTGTTTCAGTTGAGGTACTTAAGTCATTCAGAAAATTAGAGCGACCATCTGACCATGCGCCGGTTATCGCCAATTTCAACTAA
- the glnL gene encoding nitrogen regulation protein NR(II) — protein MNAVNEFSPFPGLELLSAAVVLIDKHNSISYINPAAEHLLDVSRKSAERSPLKKIFLNPSALLIGIEHTRKFRCSYIQHEITFQIHDEKKIELSFTVTPLEDFNEHDFLIEFFCPSRQIKIAREQRIILETNRSRELIRNLAHEIKNPLGAIRGAAQLLDRELDREDLHEYTSVIIKEADRLKNLLDRLLTPHKMPQMTEFNVHEVLERVRSVILAEYSSGLRIERDYDLSLPSLFGDYQQITQSLLNIARNAAQALRGQGLIKIKTRVSRRVTLANQFFKLGLLIEISDNGPGIPQSLIDKIFFPLISGRNDGSGLGLSLSQTFISHHSGTIDVKSQPGDTCFTVHIPIKPNKNVGEHTNG, from the coding sequence ATGAACGCGGTTAACGAATTTTCTCCTTTTCCTGGGCTGGAACTCCTCTCTGCGGCAGTGGTACTCATAGACAAACACAATTCCATCAGCTATATAAATCCTGCGGCGGAGCATCTCCTCGACGTGAGCAGGAAGAGCGCTGAGCGATCGCCACTAAAAAAGATTTTTTTAAATCCAAGCGCATTACTGATTGGCATTGAACATACACGAAAATTTCGCTGCAGTTACATTCAACATGAGATTACATTTCAAATTCACGACGAAAAAAAGATTGAGCTATCTTTTACTGTAACTCCTTTAGAAGATTTCAACGAACATGACTTTCTAATCGAATTTTTCTGTCCATCGCGGCAGATCAAAATTGCTCGCGAACAACGCATCATTTTAGAAACAAACCGCAGCAGAGAGTTAATAAGAAACTTAGCTCACGAAATCAAAAACCCGCTCGGTGCCATTCGGGGGGCAGCGCAACTTCTCGATCGCGAATTAGATCGAGAAGACCTTCACGAATATACTTCTGTGATCATAAAAGAGGCTGATCGGCTAAAAAACTTACTCGACCGATTACTAACGCCACACAAAATGCCTCAAATGACGGAGTTTAATGTTCATGAGGTACTCGAACGAGTGCGCTCCGTAATCCTTGCCGAATACTCTTCGGGACTCCGGATAGAGCGGGACTATGACCTGAGCCTACCCAGTCTATTTGGCGATTACCAACAGATCACACAATCGCTTTTAAACATTGCGCGCAATGCGGCGCAAGCGCTGCGTGGTCAAGGTCTCATTAAGATTAAAACAAGGGTTTCCCGGCGCGTAACGTTAGCGAATCAATTTTTTAAATTAGGACTGTTGATAGAAATTTCTGACAATGGTCCTGGAATACCTCAATCGTTAATAGACAAAATATTTTTCCCACTTATTTCCGGAAGAAACGACGGTAGCGGCTTAGGTTTGTCATTGTCACAAACTTTTATCAGTCACCATAGTGGGACCATTGATGTGAAATCACAACCCGGGGATACATGCTTCACGGTTCATATCCCGATAAAACCCAACAAAAATGTAGGAGAACATACGAATGGCTAA
- a CDS encoding YqgE/AlgH family protein, producing the protein MIQTDFTNHFLIAMPSMVDPYFSSSIVYICQHDDHGAFGLIVNKPIDTDVGGLFAKLGISMKYHTLGNQGVLFGGPVDSDRGFVVHHYSRDWRSTLRVTEHLAVTTSVDILEDLGAGEWGRDSDVLISLGCCGWSPGQLEGEIKMNDWLMVPADPTLMFQVPVEKRYERALLLLGVSADQICMISGNV; encoded by the coding sequence ATGATTCAAACTGATTTCACCAATCATTTCCTTATCGCCATGCCAAGCATGGTAGACCCTTATTTCTCCTCTTCAATTGTTTATATATGTCAGCATGATGATCATGGGGCGTTCGGGTTAATTGTAAATAAGCCTATAGATACGGATGTCGGTGGTTTGTTTGCGAAGCTTGGTATCAGCATGAAATATCATACCCTTGGAAACCAAGGTGTGCTTTTTGGTGGCCCCGTCGATTCGGATCGTGGCTTCGTAGTTCATCATTATTCTCGTGATTGGCGCTCGACCTTAAGGGTGACTGAGCATCTTGCCGTGACGACCTCGGTGGATATTTTAGAAGATCTAGGTGCGGGAGAGTGGGGGCGTGATAGTGATGTGCTCATATCTCTGGGTTGCTGCGGCTGGTCCCCAGGGCAATTGGAGGGTGAGATAAAGATGAATGACTGGTTGATGGTTCCCGCTGATCCGACCTTAATGTTTCAAGTGCCCGTTGAGAAAAGGTATGAGCGTGCGCTCTTGCTGCTTGGGGTTAGCGCTGATCAGATTTGCATGATTTCTGGGAATGTTTAA
- a CDS encoding aspartate carbamoyltransferase catalytic subunit, protein MNANGTLRHLLSLENLPREVITEVLDRAESFLSVGNRKAKKVPILLGRSVFNLFFENSTRTRTTFEIAAKRLSADVVNLDIATSSQSKGESLRDLIDNLVAMQADMFVVRHSQSDAVHMIAERVPEGVHVINAGAGSHSHPTQGLLDAFTIRHFKNNFSNLKVVIIGDVLHSRVARSQIHVLKALGVREVRVAGPKTLVPETMATMGVTVYNDVELALDGVDVVTVLRLQNERMVTSMVPSTQDFYQNYGLTKRRLALADPEAIVMHPGPINRGVEIASEVADGVQSVILHQVTFGIAVRMAVMSLLVD, encoded by the coding sequence ATGAATGCTAACGGAACGCTTCGGCATCTACTGTCGCTGGAAAATTTACCTCGAGAAGTCATCACTGAGGTTCTTGACCGCGCAGAATCTTTTCTCTCCGTTGGGAATCGTAAGGCAAAGAAAGTACCTATATTGCTTGGAAGGTCCGTATTCAATCTATTTTTTGAAAATAGTACGCGGACTCGTACTACTTTTGAAATAGCGGCCAAAAGACTTTCGGCAGACGTTGTTAATTTAGATATCGCAACATCGTCGCAAAGTAAGGGCGAGAGTCTGCGTGATTTAATTGATAACTTGGTCGCCATGCAGGCTGATATGTTTGTGGTCCGTCATTCTCAAAGTGACGCGGTACATATGATTGCGGAGCGTGTGCCTGAGGGAGTGCACGTCATCAATGCAGGGGCTGGGAGCCATTCACACCCCACACAAGGACTGCTCGATGCATTTACGATTAGACATTTTAAAAATAATTTTAGCAATTTAAAGGTTGTGATTATTGGAGATGTTCTTCACTCTCGTGTCGCTCGGTCGCAAATTCATGTGCTTAAAGCACTTGGTGTCCGAGAGGTTCGGGTTGCTGGTCCCAAGACGTTAGTGCCGGAGACTATGGCAACAATGGGGGTAACGGTTTATAACGACGTCGAGTTGGCTCTAGATGGAGTAGATGTGGTCACGGTATTGCGGCTTCAAAACGAGCGTATGGTGACTTCAATGGTTCCTAGTACTCAAGATTTTTACCAAAATTACGGTTTGACTAAAAGGCGTTTGGCTCTGGCTGATCCAGAAGCTATTGTGATGCACCCGGGCCCCATTAATCGTGGCGTGGAGATCGCATCAGAAGTTGCTGATGGGGTGCAGTCCGTCATTCTTCATCAGGTCACCTTCGGCATCGCAGTTCGGATGGCTGTGATGTCTTTGTTGGTTGATTAG